The Megalops cyprinoides isolate fMegCyp1 chromosome 22, fMegCyp1.pri, whole genome shotgun sequence genome contains a region encoding:
- the adra2c gene encoding alpha-2C adrenergic receptor produces MDSPNYSSGINATPVFSPNSSYLESQYALATIAGLAALVSFLILFTIVGNVLVVIAVLTSRALKPPQNLFLVSLASADILVATLVMPFSLANELMGYWFFGKVWCDIYLALDVLFCTSSIVHLCAISLDRYWSVTQAVEYNLKRTPRRVKCMIVVVWLISAVISFPPLISMDRNNVNVTSPQCRLNDETWYILSSSIGSFFAPCIIMILVYIRIYQVAKTRTRTMSEKKPGTDGASHTENGLSKGNSCKVNGEKGNGHCQSLPKEQKQGEEDEIDLEESSSSDGKSKKPGEMSSKRDRRTSRKNSSLSKHSSRLSRASNKSMDLFSSRRKRRNTVSRKKISQAREKRFTFVLAVVMGVFVVCWFPFFFSYSLYGVCRERCAIPETLFKFFFWIGYCNSSLNPVIYTIFNQDFRRAFQKILCKSWKKSF; encoded by the coding sequence ATGGATTCCCCGAATTACTCCAGTGGGATCAACGCTACACCTGTCTTCTCTCCAAATTCTTCCTATTTGGAAAGTCAGTATGCCCTGGCTACCATCGCAGGTCTTGCCGCACTTGTGAgctttctcattttatttactaTTGTGGGGAACGTACTGGTTGTGATCGCTGTACTGACCAGCAGAGCATTAAAACCGCCTCAAAATCTCTTCTTAGTTTCGTTAGCCAGTGCAGACATCCTGGTGGCCACTCTTGTCATGCCATTTTCCCTAGCAAATGAACTCATGGGTTATTGGTTTTTCGGAAAAGTTTGGTGTGATATATATTTGGCTTTAGATGTCTTGTTTTGTACATCGTCCATTGTACATCTGTGCGCTATCAGTTTGGACAGATACTGGTCTGTCACACAAGCGGTTGAATACAACCTCAAAAGGACCCCCAGACGGGTGAAATGCATGATAGTGGTAGTTTGGTTGATTTCTGCAGTGATATCGTTCCCACCGTTAATATCGATGGACAGAAACAACGTCAATGTTACATCGCCTCAGTGTAGGCTGAACGACGAAACGTGGTACATTCTTTCCTCCAGCATCGGGTCATTCTTCGCCCCCTGCATTATTATGATACTGGTGTATATCAGAATTTACCAAGTGGCCAAAACCAGAACGAGAACCATGTCAGAGAAAAAGCCAGGGACCGACGGTGCTTCGCACACTGAGAACGGACTGAGCAAAGGCAACTCTTGCAAAGTGAACGGTGAGAAAGGGAATGGACATTGTCAATCCTTGCCAAAGGAGCAGAAACAAGGAGAGGAGGATGAAATAGACCTGGAGGAGAGCAGCTCATCCGACGGGAAATCGAAGAAACCCGGGGAGATGAGCTCCAAGAGGGACAGGAGGACCAGCCGAAAGAACAGCTCCTTGTCCAAACATTCAAGCCGGCTCTCCAGAGCCAGCAACAAATCAATGGACCTGTTCTCCTCCAGGCGCAAGAGGAGAAACACGGTGTCCCGTAAGAAGATCTCTCAGGCTCGGGAGAAGCGGTTCACGTTCGTGCTGGCCGTGGTTATGGGCGTATTTGTGGTGTGCTGGttccctttctttttcagttaCAGCCTGTACGGCGTCTGCAGAGAGCGCTGCGCAATCCCGGAGACACTCTTCAAGTTTTTCTTCTGGATTGGTTACTGTAACAGCTCACTGAACCCGGTCATTTACACTATCTTTAACCAAGACTTTCGAAGAGCGTTCCAAAAGATTCTCTGCAAATCATGGAAAAAATCTTTCTAG